One Streptomyces sp. B21-105 genomic region harbors:
- a CDS encoding Uma2 family endonuclease has translation MTPSTAERPQMPFEDFEDLVAVAPEHVRLEYVDGRVRTKDPLSVEDFEELASRAPETVRLEYINGKLEVKAMPDGNHVENFMWLLRQCMQQRPELNLVPERGVKAEAYRKGRAITDGFLAPKGHFKGHGNWSRADGALMAVEITSHDRDTDQRDRIDKPVGYAGADIPVCLLIDRDDNTIVVFSEPKDGRYQQSDPYPWGAVVPLPAPVSVTLDTEELKEYAD, from the coding sequence ATGACCCCCAGCACCGCCGAACGCCCGCAGATGCCCTTCGAGGACTTCGAGGACCTCGTCGCAGTGGCTCCCGAGCATGTGCGGCTCGAATACGTCGATGGACGGGTCCGCACCAAGGACCCGCTCAGCGTCGAGGACTTCGAGGAACTGGCAAGCCGGGCACCGGAGACGGTCCGGCTGGAGTACATCAACGGAAAACTCGAGGTCAAGGCCATGCCGGACGGCAACCACGTAGAAAACTTCATGTGGCTGCTACGTCAGTGCATGCAGCAACGCCCCGAGCTGAACCTCGTGCCCGAGCGGGGCGTCAAGGCCGAGGCATACCGTAAGGGTCGCGCGATCACGGACGGCTTCCTCGCGCCCAAGGGCCATTTCAAGGGACACGGCAACTGGTCCAGGGCAGACGGCGCCCTCATGGCCGTGGAGATCACCTCCCACGACAGGGACACCGACCAGCGCGACCGTATCGACAAGCCTGTCGGCTACGCCGGGGCCGACATCCCCGTCTGCCTCCTCATCGACCGCGACGACAACACGATCGTCGTGTTCAGCGAGCCCAAGGACGGCCGCTACCAGCAGTCCGACCCCTACCCCTGGGGTGCCGTCGTGCCGCTTCCCGCTCCGGTGAGCGTCACCCTCGACACCGAAGAACTGAAGGAGTACGCCGACTGA
- a CDS encoding DUF397 domain-containing protein, whose product MENSTCEYDLTTVTWHKSSYSGGQGGDCLEVALGHPALIPVRDSKTPLGPKLAFRAEAWAAFVKNLKVG is encoded by the coding sequence ATGGAGAACAGCACCTGTGAGTACGACTTGACCACCGTCACCTGGCACAAGTCCAGCTACAGCGGCGGCCAGGGCGGTGACTGCCTGGAGGTCGCCCTCGGCCACCCCGCCCTCATCCCCGTCCGGGACTCCAAAACCCCCCTCGGCCCGAAGCTCGCGTTCCGGGCCGAGGCGTGGGCGGCGTTCGTGAAGAACCTCAAGGTCGGCTGA
- a CDS encoding helix-turn-helix domain-containing protein, producing the protein MSGPKDLDPSSSPRALLGAELRHARERGGLSQSDLGEPLFVSGSFIGQLEAGTRRMQLEYAVQIDEILGTGGFFERNCRALAKSKYPDHFAEAAEAEAIATGIKQYAQLLIPGLLQTRAYAEAVFRAYRPTAQDAAIDELVAARLERTHLLDDPTTPLLWAILDESVLRRVVGGRAVMAEAIRHVLALARQRRIIVQVLPFDAGAHAAMDGPLKLMEFEEAPPLSFVEAPDMGKLLDDPATVARHTLMFNLLQAAALSPQDSLALLESVAQDYEHGEQHL; encoded by the coding sequence GTGTCCGGCCCGAAGGACCTCGACCCGTCATCGTCGCCACGCGCCCTGCTGGGAGCGGAACTGCGGCACGCCCGCGAGCGCGGCGGGCTCAGCCAGTCCGACCTGGGCGAACCCCTCTTCGTCAGCGGCTCGTTCATCGGCCAACTGGAGGCTGGCACACGGCGGATGCAGCTCGAATACGCCGTCCAGATAGACGAGATCCTGGGCACCGGCGGGTTCTTCGAACGCAACTGCCGGGCGCTGGCCAAGTCCAAATACCCGGATCACTTCGCGGAGGCAGCGGAGGCGGAAGCGATCGCTACGGGGATCAAGCAGTACGCGCAGCTTTTGATTCCCGGCCTGCTGCAGACCAGAGCGTACGCGGAGGCCGTCTTCCGCGCGTACAGACCGACAGCCCAGGACGCCGCGATCGACGAGTTGGTGGCCGCCCGCCTCGAACGGACGCACCTCCTCGACGATCCAACAACGCCGTTGTTGTGGGCGATCCTCGACGAGTCGGTGCTCCGCAGGGTGGTCGGCGGCCGGGCGGTGATGGCCGAGGCAATCCGCCATGTGCTGGCCCTCGCCCGGCAGCGGCGGATCATCGTGCAGGTACTGCCGTTCGACGCAGGGGCGCATGCGGCGATGGACGGCCCTTTGAAGCTCATGGAGTTCGAGGAAGCGCCGCCGCTCTCGTTCGTGGAGGCACCCGACATGGGAAAACTGCTCGACGACCCGGCCACCGTCGCCCGACACACCCTGATGTTCAACCTCCTCCAGGCTGCGGCACTTTCGCCGCAGGATTCCCTGGCCCTGCTGGAGTCGGTGGCGCAGGATTACGAGCATGGAGAACAGCACCTGTGA
- the groL gene encoding chaperonin GroEL (60 kDa chaperone family; promotes refolding of misfolded polypeptides especially under stressful conditions; forms two stacked rings of heptamers to form a barrel-shaped 14mer; ends can be capped by GroES; misfolded proteins enter the barrel where they are refolded when GroES binds) yields MAKIIAFDEEARRGLERGMNQLADAVKVTLGPKGRNVVLEKKWGAPTITNDGVSIAKEIELEDPYEKIGAELVKEVAKKTDDVAGDGTTTATVLAQALVKEGLRNVAAGANPMALKRGIEKAVEAVSGALLEQAKDVETKEQIASTASISAADTQIGELIAEAMDKVGKEGVITVEESQTFGLELELTEGMRFDKGYISAYFATDMERMEAVLDDPYILIANSKIANVKDLLPLLEKVMQGGKPLLIIAEDVEGEALSTLVVNKIRGTFKSVAVKAPGFGDRRKAMLNDIAILTGGEVISEEVGLKLENTTLDLLGKARKVVITKDETTIVDGAGDSDQVAGRVNQIRAEIENSDSDYDREKLQERLAKLAGGVAVIKAGAATEVELKERKHRIEDAVRNAKAAVEEGIVAGGGVALIQASAVFEKLELEGDEATGANAVRIALEAPLKQIAVNGGLEGGVVVEKVRNLQVGHGLNAATGEYVDMIAEGIIDPAKVTRSALQNAASIAALFLTTEAVIADKPEKAAAPAGGGMPGGDMDF; encoded by the coding sequence ATGGCCAAGATCATCGCGTTCGACGAGGAGGCGCGGCGCGGCCTCGAGCGCGGCATGAACCAGCTCGCGGACGCCGTCAAGGTGACGCTCGGCCCCAAGGGCCGCAACGTCGTCCTCGAGAAGAAGTGGGGCGCCCCCACGATCACCAACGATGGTGTCTCCATCGCCAAGGAGATCGAGCTCGAGGACCCGTACGAGAAGATCGGCGCCGAGCTGGTCAAGGAAGTCGCCAAGAAGACGGACGACGTCGCCGGTGACGGTACGACCACCGCGACCGTCCTCGCCCAGGCCCTCGTCAAGGAAGGCCTGCGCAACGTAGCCGCCGGCGCCAACCCGATGGCCCTCAAGCGCGGCATCGAGAAGGCCGTCGAGGCCGTCTCCGGCGCCCTGCTCGAGCAGGCGAAGGATGTCGAGACCAAGGAGCAGATCGCCTCCACGGCCTCCATCTCCGCCGCCGACACCCAGATCGGCGAGCTCATCGCCGAGGCGATGGACAAGGTCGGCAAGGAAGGCGTCATCACCGTCGAGGAGTCGCAGACCTTCGGTCTGGAGCTCGAGCTCACCGAGGGCATGCGCTTCGACAAGGGCTACATCTCGGCGTACTTCGCCACCGACATGGAGCGTATGGAGGCCGTCCTCGACGACCCGTACATCCTGATCGCGAACTCCAAGATCGCCAACGTCAAGGACCTGCTGCCGCTCCTCGAGAAGGTCATGCAGGGCGGCAAGCCGCTGCTGATCATCGCCGAGGACGTCGAGGGCGAGGCCCTGTCGACCCTGGTGGTCAACAAGATCCGCGGCACCTTCAAGTCCGTCGCGGTCAAGGCCCCGGGCTTCGGCGACCGCCGCAAGGCGATGCTGAACGACATCGCCATCCTCACCGGCGGCGAGGTCATCTCCGAGGAGGTCGGTCTCAAGCTCGAGAACACGACCCTCGACCTGCTCGGCAAGGCCCGCAAGGTCGTCATCACCAAGGACGAGACGACCATCGTCGACGGTGCCGGCGACTCGGACCAGGTCGCGGGCCGGGTCAACCAGATCCGCGCCGAGATCGAGAACAGCGACTCGGACTACGACCGCGAGAAGCTGCAGGAGCGCCTGGCGAAGCTCGCCGGCGGTGTCGCGGTCATCAAGGCCGGCGCCGCCACCGAGGTGGAGCTCAAGGAGCGCAAGCACCGCATCGAGGACGCCGTCCGCAACGCGAAGGCCGCCGTCGAGGAGGGCATCGTCGCCGGTGGTGGCGTGGCGCTCATCCAGGCGTCCGCCGTCTTCGAGAAGCTGGAGCTCGAGGGTGACGAGGCGACCGGCGCCAACGCCGTGCGCATCGCGCTCGAGGCCCCGCTCAAGCAGATCGCCGTCAACGGTGGTCTCGAGGGTGGCGTCGTCGTGGAGAAGGTTCGCAACCTCCAGGTCGGCCACGGCCTGAACGCCGCGACCGGCGAGTACGTCGACATGATCGCCGAGGGCATCATCGACCCGGCGAAGGTGACGCGCTCCGCCCTGCAGAACGCGGCCTCCATCGCCGCGCTGTTCCTCACCACCGAGGCCGTCATCGCCGACAAGCCGGAGAAGGCCGCTGCGCCCGCCGGCGGCGGCATGCCGGGCGGTGACATGGACTTCTGA
- a CDS encoding NADH:flavin oxidoreductase, producing MSITPPAATRAAEILSRPVSINGLTVPNRIVMAPMTRMFSPDGVPGDDVVSYYGRRAAAGVGLIVTEGTYVGHDSAGQSDRVPRFHGAEQLAGWAKVAEAVHAGGGKIVPQLWHIGMVRKQGEPPYADAPAVGPSGVRLDGTEGTGKAMTQRDLDDVIGAFAEAAAAAERIGFDGVELHGAHGYLLDQFLWAGTNRRTDAYGGDLVARTRFAAEIVAAVRATVSAEFPVIFRYSQWKSDAYDARLAETPEELEALLAPLAAAGVDAFHASTRRYWLPEFDGFDLNLAGWTKKLTGKPAITVGSVGLDGDFLRGFAGEGAPVKGIDDLLDRLERDEFDMVAVGRALLQDPEWAAKVLGGRLDELKPYDAAALRTLS from the coding sequence GTGAGCATCACGCCCCCCGCCGCCACCCGCGCCGCCGAGATCCTTTCCCGTCCGGTGTCCATCAACGGACTCACCGTCCCGAACCGGATCGTCATGGCCCCCATGACGCGCATGTTCTCCCCGGACGGCGTTCCCGGCGACGACGTCGTGTCGTACTACGGCCGGCGCGCCGCCGCCGGTGTCGGTCTCATCGTCACCGAGGGCACCTACGTCGGGCACGACTCCGCCGGGCAGAGCGACCGGGTTCCGCGGTTCCACGGGGCGGAGCAGCTCGCGGGCTGGGCGAAGGTCGCCGAAGCCGTGCACGCGGGCGGCGGGAAGATCGTCCCGCAGCTGTGGCACATCGGCATGGTGCGCAAGCAGGGTGAGCCGCCGTACGCGGACGCGCCCGCCGTCGGCCCCTCCGGCGTCCGGCTGGACGGCACCGAGGGCACCGGCAAGGCGATGACCCAGCGCGACCTGGACGACGTCATCGGCGCGTTCGCCGAGGCCGCGGCCGCCGCCGAGCGCATCGGATTCGACGGCGTCGAGCTGCACGGCGCGCACGGCTACCTCCTCGACCAGTTCCTGTGGGCCGGCACCAACCGCCGGACCGACGCCTACGGCGGCGACCTGGTGGCCCGCACGAGGTTCGCCGCCGAGATCGTGGCCGCCGTCCGCGCGACCGTCTCCGCCGAGTTCCCGGTCATCTTCCGCTACTCGCAGTGGAAGTCGGACGCCTACGACGCCCGTCTCGCCGAGACCCCCGAGGAGCTGGAGGCCCTCCTCGCCCCGCTCGCCGCCGCCGGCGTCGACGCCTTCCACGCCTCCACCCGCCGCTACTGGCTCCCCGAGTTCGACGGCTTTGACCTCAACCTCGCGGGCTGGACGAAGAAGCTCACCGGCAAGCCCGCCATCACGGTCGGCTCGGTCGGCCTCGACGGCGACTTCCTCCGGGGCTTCGCGGGCGAGGGCGCCCCGGTCAAGGGGATCGACGACCTCCTCGACCGGCTGGAGCGCGACGAGTTCGACATGGTGGCCGTCGGCCGTGCGCTGCTTCAGGACCCGGAGTGGGCGGCCAAGGTGCTCGGCGGCCGTCTCGACGAGCTGAAGCCCTACGACGCGGCGGCGCTGCGCACCCTGAGCTGA